A stretch of Brassica napus cultivar Da-Ae chromosome C6, Da-Ae, whole genome shotgun sequence DNA encodes these proteins:
- the LOC106405740 gene encoding dolichyl-diphosphooligosaccharide--protein glycosyltransferase subunit 1A, with protein sequence MKKTSSVVDLLLLLLAINVLATPAFSDLVLSKVERRIDVTSQIARVTKTLKVVNSGSESVSEFTLTFPKFLGNNLAYLTVSHSEGKGKAKRFLANLSVKEAHPKGTPDSISFYSVSLPKPLSKGDTLTLEVFAAFTNVLQPFPEKITQRDIHLVMLQESAQYLSPYVVESQSLSIKLPNARIESYTKLENTKVQGSEIKYGPYKNLAQYSYAPIVVHFESKAAFAVAEKLVREIEVSHWGNVQVTEHYNLVHRGAQLKGEFSRLEYQDRPNPQGVSAFRHLLARLPPRAHSIYYRDDIGNISTSQMQSDSKKTELLIEPRFPLFGGWKTFFTIGYGLPLGDFLFASEGKRFLDISFGSPMIDLVTEKLIVQVVLPEGSKDISVTTPFDVKQSHEIKYSHLDIAGRPVVVLEKNNVVPDHNQNIQVYYKFSNINLLSEPLMLITGFFVLFITCIIYTRADFSISKSSAAYLAKLQWDEVLATLQEVQNIIQKCVAAHDKLEASLRDLSRTGDIQTCKAARKSTDSFLKDLSKELRPLLASLQSFPSASQISPKVEELVAKEKELQEKLMAKHTTVVEGYEKKSSGRDIENRIASQQQKIMALRQEVDDLLEFIDEI encoded by the exons ATGAAGAAGACATCGAGCGTCGTCGATCTGTTGCTTCTTCTGCTAGCGATTAACGTTCTCGCAACGCCCGCGTTCTCCGATCTGGTTCTATCCAAAGTCGAACGTCGT ATCGATGTGACGTCACAGATCGCTCGTGTTACCAAAACCCTTAAG GTTGTGAACTCTGGCTCTGAGTCTGTCTCCGAGTTTACTTTAACCTTCCCTAAGTTTCTCGGCAACAACTTGGCTTACCTAACGGTTTCACACAGCGAGGGAAAAGGGAAAGCTAAACGCTTTCTAGCCAATCTCTCTGTTAAAGAAGCTCACCCTAAAGGAACGCCTGATTCGATCAGTTTCTACTCAGTTTCATTACCTAAACCCCTCAGCAAAGGAGATACTCTGACGTTAGAGGTTTTCGCTGCGTTCACGAACGTGCTTCAGCCGTTTCCGGAGAAGATAACTCAGAGAGATATCCATCTCGTTATGCTCCAAGAAAGCGCGCAGTATCTCTCTCCTTATGTTGTTGAGTCTCAGTCGTTGTCTATTAAGCTGCCCAATGCGAGGATCGAGTCTTACACCAAGCTGGAGAACACGAAGGTTCAGGGGTCAGAGATTAAGTATGGTCCGTATAAGAATCTTGCGCAGTATTCGTATGCTCCGATTGTTGTCCATTTTGAAAGCAAGGCTGCGTTTGCTGTGGCTGAGAAGCTCGTGAGGGAAATAGAAGTGTCTCATTGGGGGAACGTGCAGGTCACGGAGCATTATAATTTAGTTCACCGTGGGGCTCAACTCAAGGGAGAGTTTTCAAGATTAGAATATCAAGACAGACCTAATCCCCAAGGAGTATCTGCCTTTAGGCATTTACTTGCTAGATTACCACCCAGAGCACATTCTATATATTACAGGGATGATATTGGCAATATCTCTACGTCTCAGATGCAAAGTGATTCGAAAAAG ACAGAACTACTTATTGAGCCTCGGTTTCCATTGTTTGGTGGGTGGAAAACTTTTTTCACGATAGGTTATGGTTTGCCACTTGGTGACTTCTTGTTTGCGTCGGAAGGGAAACGTTTCCTAGACATCTCCTTTGGCTCCCCTATGATTGACCTTGTCACTGAAAAACTCATTGTACAG GTGGTCTTACCTGAGGGTTCAAAGGATATATCGGTTACCACTCCATTCGACGTCAAGCAGTCTCACGAG ATAAAATATTCACACTTAGATATAGCTGGTAGACCAGTTGTTGTGCTTGAAAAGAACAACGTTGTCCCAGATCACAACCAGAATATTCAG GTCTACTATAAGTTCAGCAACATCAATCTGCTGAGTGAGCCATTGATGTTAATCACTGGATTTTTTGTTCTGTTCATCACTTGCATCATATACACGCGGGCTGACTTCTCCATCTCCAAGTCCTCTGCTGCATATCTGGCGAAGCTCCAATGGGATGAG GTCCTAGCAACACTCCAGGAAGTTCAAAACATCATCCAAAAATGCGTAGCTGCACATGATAAGCTTGAAGCATCACTGCGTGATCTATCAAGAACCGGTGACATTCAAACCTGCAAAGCAGCTCGCAAATCCACTGACAGTTTTCTGAAAGATCTTTCGAAAGAACTGAGACCTCTTCTGGCTTCCTTACAATCTTTCCCATCAGCCTCTCAAATATCTCCAAAG GTTGAAGAGCTAGTTGCGAAGGAGAAAGAACTTCAAGAGAAGTTGATGGCCAAACACACCACTGTTGTTGAAGGGTACGAGAAGAAATCCTCAGGGCGTGATATCGAAAATCGGATCGCTTCTCAGCAGCAAAAGATCATGGCGTTGAGGCAAGAAGTAGATGATCTTCTAGAGTTCATTGATGAGATCTAG
- the LOC106405741 gene encoding outer envelope pore protein 21B, chloroplastic: METSLRYTCNSKSLKIHAKEKLPVNSKTHLQLHGELDTGTGAPSYFCAMIRHLFPEAATGLGVGIHYDKRQKLRCHVRGKKEFPVRDDKSVTFNVKGRCDFDQDFNQRNPIGAAEFAWNIMNFKEDQDVRIKVGYEMFDKVPYMQIRENNWTLNANMKGKWNLRFDL; encoded by the exons ATGGAGACTTCTCTGAGGTATACGTGCAATTCAAAGTCTCTGAAAATCCATGCGAAGGAGAAGCTCCCGGTGAACTCGAAAACCCATTTGCAG CTTCACGGAGAGCTAGATACTGGAACTGGGGCTCCTAGTTACTTCTGTGCGATGATTAGACATCTTTTCCCCGAG GCTGCAACAGGCCTGGGAGTAGGAATCCATTATGATAAACGCCAAAAGCTTCGGTGTCACGTACGTGGGAAAAAAGAGTTTCCTGTGAGAGATGACAAGAGTGTCACCTTCAATGTCAAAGGCCGGTGTGATTTTGATCAAGACTTCAATCAg AGGAACCCTATAGGAGCTGCAGAGTTTGCCTGGAACATAATGAACTTTAAGGAAGATCAGGATGTAAGGATCAAAGTTGGCTACGAAATGTTTGATaag GTTCCTTATATGCAGATTAGAGAAAACAATTGGACTCTTAACGCCAACATGAAGGGGAAATGGAACTTGAGGTTTGACCTGTAA
- the LOC106403202 gene encoding RING-H2 finger protein ATL8-like, with protein MARLLFRLLQEAAPPSPAQVSPTLNSDLIVIIAALLCALICVLGLVAVSRCSWLRRIAASRSSAANSDQNHQPPVAAANKGLKKKVLRSLPKLTYSPDSPPAEKLAECAICLMEFAAGDELRVLPQCGHGFHVTCIDTWLGSHSSCPSCRQVLVVARCQKCGGVPGSSSSGSESDTRVKQREDEPNNSFLP; from the coding sequence atGGCGCGTCTTCTCTTTCGTCTCCTTCAAGAAGCCGCTCCTCCGTCACCGGCGCAAGTTTCTCCGACGTTAAACTCAGACCTCATAGTCATCATAGCAGCTCTCCTCTGCGCACTGATTTGCGTCCTCGGCTTAGTCGCCGTCTCTCGATGCTCCTGGCTTCGTCGCATCGCTGCCAGTAGGAGCTCCGCCGCGAACTCCGATCAGAATCACCAACCGCCGGTAGCTGCGGCCAACAAAGGATTGAAAAAGAAAGTTCTCCGATCGCTGCCGAAGCTCACATACTCGCCGGATTCTCCTCCGGCGGAGAAACTGGCCGAGTGCGCGATCTGCCTGATGGAGTTCGCCGCCGGCGATGAGCTCAGAGTGTTGCCCCAGTGCGGTCACGGTTTCCACGTTACGTGTATCGACACGTGGCTTGGATCTCACTCTTCGTGTCCTTCTTGCCGCCAGGTCTTGGTGGTTGCCAGGTGTCAAAAATGTGGCGGCGTACCCGGTAGCTCAAGCTCAGGATCCGAATCCGATACCCGGGTCAAGCAACGTGAAGATGAACCTAATAATAGCTTCTTGCCTTGA
- the LOC106405386 gene encoding LOW QUALITY PROTEIN: protein CUP-SHAPED COTYLEDON 3 (The sequence of the model RefSeq protein was modified relative to this genomic sequence to represent the inferred CDS: deleted 2 bases in 1 codon) gives MMLAVEDVLSELAGEERNDRGLPPGFRFHPTDEELITFYLASKVFHGGLCGIHIAEVDLNRCEPWELPEMAKMGEREWYFYSLRDRKYPTGLRTNRATTAGYWKATGKDKEVFAGGGSGGGALVGMKKTLVFYKGRAPRGLKTKWVMHEYRLETDLSHRHTCKEEWVICRVFNKTGDRKNVGIHNQISYLHNTSLSTTHQQRNHNHYHHLEILPPLLEPSKTLTNFPSLLYDDTHQNYNNNLLHGSSGHNVDEFKTLINPAVSQLNGVIFSPEISNYNNEDDNNFGIKTEQYSNGGNNDLDVRDYLDNPFCQEAGYGLLGLSSSPGPLMLSDSPCPLGFQP, from the exons ATGATGCTTGCGGTGGAAGATGTGTTGAGTGAGCTCGCCGGAGAAGAAAGAAACGACAGAGGTTTACCACCTGGCTTCCGGTTTCACCCGACGGACGAAGAGCTCATAACTTTCTACTTAGCCTCTAAAGTCTTCCATGGAGGTCTCTGTGGTATTCACATTGCCGAAGTTGATCTCAATCGCTGCGAACCCTGGGAACTACCTG AAATGGCCAAGATGGGAGAGAGAGAGTGGTACTTTTACAGTCTAAGGGATAGAAAATATCCCACAGGGCTAAGGACTAACAGAGCCACTACAGCTGGATACTGGAAGGCTACCGGAAAAGATAAGGAGGTCTTTGCCGGCGGTGGCAGCGGCGGAGGAGCACTTGTCGGAATGAAGAAGACCCTTGTGTTCTACAAGGGTAGGGCTCCACGAGGCCTCAAGACTAAGTGGGTCATGCATGAGTACCGCCTCGAAACTGACCTTTCTCACCGCCACACGTGTAAG GAGGAATGGGTGATTTGCAGAGTGTTTAACAAAACAGGAGACAGAAAGAATGTTGGAATCCATAACCAAATCAGCTACCTCCATAACACTTCACTATCAACAACACATCAACAACGTAACCATAACCATTATCATCATCTTGAAATCTTGCCTCCTCTTCTTGAACCATCTAAAACCCTAACCAACTTTCCATCGCTACTCTACGATGATACCCACCAAAATTACAATAATAACCTACTCCATGGATCATCAGGCCACAACGTTGACGAGTTCAAAACCCTAATCAACCCAGCCGTGTCTCAGCTCAACGGAGTCATTTTCTCTCCAGAAATCAGCAACTACAACAACGAGGACGACAACAACTTTGGCATTAAGACAGAGCAATATTCAAATGGTGGCAATAACGATCTTGATGTACGAGACTACTTAGACAACCCTTTTTGCCAGGAAGCGGGTTACGGTCTGTTGGgtctttcatcttctcctggACCTCTTATGCTATCAGATTCTCCA TGTCCTTTAGGTTTCCAGCCGTAG
- the LOC111206973 gene encoding probable inorganic phosphate transporter 1-9: MPQPPRVLSALDVARIQLYHFKAIIIAGMSLFTDAYDLFCIAPVLKMLGEIYYHEDSIGTPILSIFYAIALLGAALGQLIVGYLGDRLGRRRVYGLCLMIMVLSSFGCGFSVCTSRRSCVMASLGFFRFLLGLGIGGDYPLSATIMSEFANKKTRGTFISAVFSMQGLGILMSSTVTMAVCSAFKTAGEGSPEKTRAAESDIAWRLILMIGSIPAALTFYWRMRMPETARYTALVENDAIKAEKDMQKVMSISKPSQIEEDLPHPPPPPSSSSSSSYKLFSRRFFSLHGRDLFAASANWFLVDVVFYTSNLLLSQVLNLSNKPTSSTNVYDTAFEVAKVAAIVAVCSTIPGYWFTVYFIDKVGRVKIQIMGFFCMAVVYLVAGIPYSWYQSDRNKPSNKGFVIMYGLIFFFSNFGPNTTTFIIPAELFPARFRSTCHGISGAAGKLGAIVGTVGFLWGTKRDEEQKDAFPDVRRVRVAFLILGGVCIAGVLVTYFCTRETMGRSLEENEEDDDICTSSAPGSPSASELPRITTQAIDF, from the exons ATGCCTCAGCCGCCAAGAGTGTTATCGGCGTTAGATGTGGCCAGGATACAGTTGTACCATTTCAAGGCCATAATCATCGCCGGAATGAGTCTCTTCACCGACGCTTATGATCTCTTCTGTATAGCTCCGGTCTTGAAAATGCTCGGCGAAATCTATTACCACGAAGATTCAATCGGAACCCCTATTCTCTCCATTTTTTACGCCATCGCTCTCCTCGGCGCCGCCTTAGGTCAGCTCATCGTCGGCTATTTAGGCGACCGACTCGGACGCCGACGTGTCTACGGTCTTTGTCTCATGATCATGGTCTTAAGCTCCTTTGGCTGCGGCTTCTCCGTCTGCACGAGTCGTCGATCTTGCGTCATGGCGAGTCTTGGCTTCTTTAGGTTCTTACTCGGGCTAGGGATCGGTGGAGATTACCCTCTCTCCGCCACCATCATGTCGGAGTTCGCTAATAAAAAAACGCGTGGGACTTTTATCTCCGCCGTGTTCTCCATGCAGGGATTAGGAATCTTGATGAGCTCCACGGTTACGATGGCTGTATGCTCGGCGTTCAAGACCGCCGGAGAAGGGAGTCCGGAGAAAACGAGAGCAGCGGAATCGGATATTGCGTGGAGGTTGATTCTGATGATCGGTTCTATTCCCGCCGCCTTAACGTTTTACTGGCGAATGCGTATGCCTGAAACCGCCAG ATATACAGCATTAGTTGAGAACGATGCTATCAAAGCAGAAAAAGACATGCAAAAAGTCATGTCCATATCCAAACCATCTCAAATAGAAGAAGATTTACCACATCCACCACCAccgccttcttcttcttcctcctcctcgtaCAAACTCTTCTCTCGCCGTTTCTTCAGCCTGCACGGCCGTGACCTCTTCGCTGCCTCAGCCAACTGGTTCCTAGTGGACGTGGTCTTCTACACAAGCAACCTCCTCCTCTCCCAAGTCCTCAATTTATCCAACAAACCTACCAGTTCCACAAATGTCTACGACACTGCCTTTGAAGTGGCTAAGGTCGCAGCCATCGTCGCCGTGTGCTCCACCATCCCTGGTTACTGGTTCACCGTTTATTTCATCGATAAAGTCGGTCGTGTCAAGATTCAGATAATGGGTTTTTTCTGTATGGCCGTTGTTTACTTAGTCGCTGGCATTCCGTACAGTTGGTATCAGTCTGATCGTAATAAGCCTAGTAATAAAGGCTTTGTTATTATGTACGGACTGATATTCTTCTTTAGCAACTTTGGTCCTAATACGACAACGTTTATAATCCCAGCTGAGCTTTTCCCGGCGAGGTTTAGGTCAACGTGCCATGGGATTTCAGGAGCTGCCGGTAAGCTTGGAGCTATTGTTGGTACTGTTGGTTTCTTGTGGGGCACGAAACGCGACGAAGAGCAGAAAGATGCTTTCCCAGACGTGAGACGCGTGAGGGTCGCGTTTTTGATACTTGGCGGCGTTTGTATCGCTGGAGTGTTGGTGACGTACTTCTGCACGCGTGAAACTATGGGAAGATCGTTAGAAGAGAACGAAGAGGACGACGATATTTGTACCTCGTCAGCACCGGGATCACCGTCTGCTAGTGAGTTGCCGAGAATTACAACGCAAGCAATCGACTTTTGa
- the LOC111206974 gene encoding probable inorganic phosphate transporter 1-9: MPALKVLSALDVARIQWYHFKAIIVAGMGLFTDAYDLFCIAPIMKMIGHIYYHKDSIGTAVLSTSYAIALLGTALGQLIFGYLGDRVGRRRVYGLCLMIMVLSSFGCGFSVCTTRRSCVIASLGFFRFVLGLGIGGDYPLSATIMSEFANKRSRGTFIAAVFSMQGLGILMSSAVTMAVCEAFKNAGKGSLEKMRAAGEETFAPWESDIAWRLILMIGALPAALTFYWRMLMPETARYTALVENNATQAARDMQKVMSESILSQIAEDSSSEPPQPPSSSSYKLFSRRFFSLHGRDLFAASANWFLVDVVFYTSNLLLSQIFTFSNKPPNSTNVYDSAFEVAKVAAIVAACSTIPGYWFTVYFIDRVGRVKIQIMGFFLMAVVYLAAGIPYSWYWSKHEKTNKGFMVLYGLIFFFSNFGPNTTTFIIPAELFPTRFRSTCHGISGAAGKLGAIVGTVGFLWATKHEDEDKEDIFPDVKRVRIAFLILGGVCIAGVLVTYFFTRETMGRSLEENEEDEIGTTVAPGGSSSANELLPRQ; this comes from the exons ATGCCTGCGCTAAAAGTGTTATCGGCGTTAGATGTGGCGAGGATACAGTGGTACCATTTCAAGGCGATAATCGTCGCCGGAATGGGTCTATTCACCGACGCTTACGATCTATTTTGTATAGCTCCGATCATGAAAATGATCGGCCATATCTATTACCACAAAGACTCCATCGGAACCGCTGTTCTCTCCACTTCTTACGCCATCGCTCTCCTCGGCACCGCCTTAGGTCAGCTCATCTTCGGCTACTTAGGCGACCGTGTCGGCCGCCGACGAGTCTACGGTCTTTGTCTCATGATCATGGTCTTAAGCTCCTTTGGCTGTGGATTCTCCGTCTGCACGACTCGCCGTTCTTGCGTCATAGCAAGTCTTGGCTTCTTTAGATTCGTCCTCGGGCTAGGGATTGGTGGAGACTACCCTCTCTCCGCCACGATCATGTCGGAGTTCGCTAATAAACGGTCGCGTGGGACATTTATCGCCGCCGTGTTCTCCATGCAGGGGCTAGGAATCTTGATGAGCTCTGCCGTTACGATGGCTGTGTGTGAGGCGTTCAAGAACGCCGGAAAAGGGAGTTTGGAGAAAATGAGAGCGGCGGGGGAGGAGACTTTTGCTCCATGGGAATCGGATATTGCTTGGAGGTTGATTCTGATGATTGGTGCTCTTCCCGCCGCGTTAACGTTCTACTGGCGAATGCTTATGCCTGAAACTGCCAG ATACACAGCATTAGTTGAGAACAATGCAACTCAAGCAGCAAGAGACATGCAAAAAGTCATGTCCGAATCCATATTATCTCAAATAGCCGAAGATTCATCGTCGGAGCCACCACAACcaccctcttcttcctcataCAAACTCTTCTCTCGCCGTTTCTTCAGCCTCCATGGCCGTGACCTCTTCGCTGCCTCAGCCAATTGGTTCCTAGTCGACGTCGTCTTCTACACAAGCAACCTCCTCCTCTCTCAAATCTTCACCTTCTCCAACAAACCTCCCAATTCCACAAACGTCTACGACTCAGCCTTCGAAGTGGCTAAGGTCGCTGCCATCGTAGCCGCGTGCTCAACCATCCCCGGTTACTGGTTCACGGTTTACTTCATTGATAGAGTTGGTCGAGTCAAGATTCAGATAATGGGGTTTTTTCTCATGGCCGTTGTTTACTTAGCCGCTGGCATCCCCTACAGTTGGTACTGGTCTAAGCATGAGAAGACTAATAAAGGCTTCATGGTTCTCTACGGACTGATCTTCTTCTTTAGCAACTTTGGTCCAAATACGACAACGTTTATAATCCCAGCTGAGCTTTTTCCGACAAGGTTTAGGTCTACGTGTCATGGTATTTCCGGAGCTGCCGGGAAGCTTGGGGCGATTGTTGGGACTGTTGGTTTCTTGTGGGCCACGAAACACGAGGACGAGGACAAAGAAGATATTTTCCCAGACGTGAAACGGGTGAGGATCGCGTTTTTGATCCTTGGCGGCGTTTGTATCGCTGGAGTGTTGGTGACGTACTTCTTCACGCGTGAAACTATGGGAAGATCGCTAGAAGAGAACGAAGAGGACGAGATTGGTACCACGGTAGCACCAGGAGGGTCATCATCTGCTAATGAGTTGCTTCCAAGACAATAG
- the LOC125589160 gene encoding probable inorganic phosphate transporter 1-9 produces the protein MTEVRVLSALDATRIQLYHFKAIIIAGMGLFTDAYDLFCIAPVLSMLSEIYYKTDSIGTPLLSTFYVIALLGAALGQLFVGYLGDRLGRRRVYGICLMIMVLSSFGCGFSVCTTRRSCVMASLGFFRFVLGLGIGGDYPLSATIMSEFANKKTRGSFISAVFSMQGLGILMSSAVTMAVCAAFKNAGEGSSEKIRAEESDIAWRLILMIGAIPAALTFYWRMRMPETARYTALVEKNAFQAEKDMQKVMSIYKVSQVAEDSSSETPHPPPSTSSHSSYKLFSRRFFILHGRDLFAASANWFLVDVVFYTSNLLLSQIVNLSDKPANMTNVYDSAFEAAKVAAIVAACSTIPGYWFTVYFIDRIGRVKIQMMGFFFMAAVYLAAGIPYSWFRSENNKTNDQGFMILYGFIFFFSNFGPNTTTFIIPAELFPARFRSTCHGISGAAGKLGAIAGTVGFLWGTKRDEEHKDVFPDVKRVRIAFFILGGVCIAGMLVTYFFTRETMGRSLEENEEEDIDDKDVVC, from the exons ATGACGGAGGTAAGAGTATTATCGGCGTTAGATGCTACGAGGATACAATTGTATCATTTCAAGGCCATAATCATCGCAGGAATGGGTCTATTCACCGACGCTTACGACCTCTTCTGTATAGCTCCGGTCTTGAGCATGCTCAGTGAAATCTATTACAAGACAGATTCAATCGGTACACCACTTCTCTCCACCTTTTACGTCATAGCTCTCCTCGGCGCCGCCTTAGGCCAGCTCTTCGTCGGCTATTTAGGCGACCGTCTCGGACGCAGAAGAGTCTACGGTATATGTCTCATGATCATGGTCTTAAGCTCCTTTGGCTGCGGGTTCTCCGTCTGTACCACTCGCCGGTCTTGCGTCATGGCGAGTCTTGGATTCTTTAGGTTCGTACTCGGGCTAGGGATCGGTGGAGACTACCCTCTCTCCGCCACGATCATGTCGGAGTTCGCTAATAAAAAGACGCGTGGGTCTTTTATCTCGGCCGTGTTCTCCATGCAGGGGCTAGGCATCTTGATGAGCTCCGCCGTTACGATGGCTGTATGCGCGGCGTTTAAGAACGCCGGAGAGGGTAGTTCAGAGAAAATAAGAGCGGAGGAATCGGATATTGCATGGAGGCTGATTCTGATGATCGGTGCTATTCCCGCCGCTTTAACGTTCTACTGGCGGATGCGCATGCCTGAAACCGCCAG ATATACAGCATTAGTTGAGAAGAATGCTTTTCAAGCAGAAAAAGATATGCAAAAAGTCATGTCCATATACAAAGTATCTCAAGTAGCTGAAGATTCATCATCGGAGACACCACACCCACCACCGTCTACTTCTTCTCACTCCTCCTACAAACTCTTCTCTAGACGTTTCTTCATCCTCCACGGCCGTGACCTCTTCGCAGCCTCAGCCAATTGGTTCCTAGTGGACGTGGTTTTCTACACAAGCAACCTCCTCCTCTCTCAAATCGTCAACTTATCCGACAAACCTGCCAATATGACAAATGTCTACGACTCTGCCTTCGAAGCGGCTAAGGTCGCAGCCATCGTAGCCGCGTGCTCCACCATCCCTGGTTACTGGTTCACCGTTTATTTCATCGATAGAATCGGCCGAGTCAAGATTCAGATGATGGGCTTTTTCTTTATGGCCGCTGTCTACTTAGCCGCTGGCATTCCGTACAGTTGGTTTAGGTCTGAGAATAATAAGACTAATGATCAAGGCTTTATGATTCTCTATggattcatcttcttctttagcAACTTTGGTCCTAATACGACAACGTTTATAATCCCAGCTGAGCTTTTTCCGGCTAGGTTTAGGTCAACTTGCCATGGGATTTCAGGAGCTGCCGGGAAGCTTGGAGCTATTGCTGGGACTGTTGGTTTCTTGTGGGGCACGAAACGCGACGAAGAGCACAAAGACGTTTTCCCTGACGTCAAACGCGTTAGGATCGCGTTCTTTATCCTTGGAGGCGTTTGTATCGCTGGAATGTTGGTGACGTATTTCTTCACGCGTGAAACTATGGGAAGATCGTTAGAAGAGAACGAAGAGGAAGATATTGATGACAAGGATGTTGTCTGCTAA